In Ooceraea biroi isolate clonal line C1 chromosome 14, Obir_v5.4, whole genome shotgun sequence, the genomic window aatattaattattttaattaatattatacataatgaaaattaataatttaatgtacggtgtatgtaattttatatttttacattttaaatataaaacgttatgtataaaattaattatacataatgaaaattaataatttaatacaaataaccttacataaattcatacacatatgtatttaCAGACATTAAAAGATGTTGAAGATATTGGCGAAGATATggaatacgaaggaatggataCGTGGGCCGAATATGACGAAGATACTACCGAATACGAagatgaagaggaagaagaagagaaagaagaaaagacagAAATAGAATCGGAAGTAATCGAAGCTGACACATTGCTAGATTACATGAGGGAATTCGAAGCAAGAAGAACAAGAGAATTAGTGAGCAAGACTGAAGAAGAAAGACAACAATTGCGGCATTTGATCGGTGTAACTTGAGCTTGGTAACTGTAgcttaataaagaattttaataatatggacGGAAACATCCCATTCTTGCATTTCGATTCCTGCAATTCGAGACAAAAATCAATGTGTCCCACAAATTAAGCTACaacaaataaatgtttaaaaactttttcctgtttaaaaaaatttttaacaggATTGCGTTTtccttaattaatttcaaaatcgTGTGCAGGtacaagagaaaaaggaagagggtGCATCTGAGGAGACGCTGATCACACCGGAAGACAAGATTGAGGCAATCGATGAAGTATCCACGGAGAGTTCGATTCATCCGTGTTTGCGGGAGATAGAGATCAGCGATTCCCAACTAAAATTAGTGAACCCGTACACGGTGTATCCGGTTCCGGATGACCCCGGATTGCTGCCAGCTTTTTGGGTGCTACATGAACGACCACCAATTTACAGTCCGGACGGCGTGCAGGCGTTCCATGACGCAGTGAAACGTTGGGGCTTGAGATCGATCAGTTCATTCAAGAACATGCTTGTAACCGATGAAGTAAATTTGCGATATTATGGAATAGAATCACGAACTATGAGAGCGATTTGCGAAGCTTTGACGAACAATACTTTCGTACAGAAAGTAGATCTCAAGGTACAAcatggacatacatatctaTACAAGtgcaattaattgtaatttttggtgtattgcaatatattatctaattaatttaaaaatttgtcaaaTCTTATATCTGTACTTTTTACGATctaaaacaaaacaaatgtCTTGCAGTTttgtaatgaataatttttatttctaacatacatgaatttatgtgattaataaagaaacctttttaattaattgcaggATAATAAGTTGTCTACAGATGCATGTAGATATCTAAATGATTTACTACTTAAAAACAACCAGATAGTCAGTTTATCATTGTCAGGTTGTCGAATTGGCGCGGCTGGCGCAGAAAAATTACGTGATGCAATATCGGCAAACAAATGTCTGAAGATGCTCGATCTCAGCAAGTGTGATCTTGGAAATGAAGGCTTTGAACACATAGCGATTGCATTAATCGATAATGAAGACGTGGAAGACGTTAATTTATCGCACAATCAATTGGATGAACCGTGTTCTGAAAATTTACGAGATCTTCTTGCGCGCTCGTATACCTTAAAGCATTTGGATTTATCTTGGAACTCCCTGTATAGCGCTAAAACTTGGAAGACTCTCATCCACGGATTCGACAAGAACAATACACTACTTTCTCTAAACTTATCTTGGAATTCGCTTGGAACAGAATGCTTGCCCAATTTGTGCAGATTATTATCACGTTCGCAAAGTATCGAGAAGTTGGATTTCAGTTgtaaatattacatgtattataattaattaatattataattaattaattttccatatttattttacgatttcaTAATTTAGCAAACAGGTTTATCGAAACGGATGCTACAGCGATTGCAAAAGCTTTGtcgaaaaatagaatattgcAAGAATTGTACATGGGAAACAATCCTATCAAAGCGCAAGGAGCTTTGGTTCTTGTCCGTGCAATCACTCCTCAGCTATCGCCCAATAGAGTTttacgaattttggacttggaaaacgtttgggcaAATAAAGATATTCTTCAAGAATTGGAAACACTCGAGACGCTCAAACCATGGGTCACGATTAAGTTGGGTGGTATTCTGAGCAATTATCAGCTTCTTGGACCTAACGTTAAAAGAATACTTTTCGAGAGAGCAAACTACGAAGCAATGGCACCAAAACAAAAAAGACGGCAACGTAATTTTGGCCATTTTGTAATGTCGCTGAAAGATAAAATGATTTCGCAAGGTATGTACATTTGACAACAATTCTATTTagacttttttattaatgttttccGAACTAATGAAAAGTGAAACAACTCGTATATATTTCaaaggatttaaaaaaaacgtatttttgtagaaaaatttatgGAACTAGTACGGAAGTTTAAGCTAAAGCTTTCGAAATCGCTCATCAATGAAATTATGAACGTATTCGAAGGACCGAAGAATACTGTCGATCAAGGATTGTTAAAATCAtcttatttaaaagaatatccAGGAACAACACCGGCACCAGCAAAACCGCGGAAAAGGATCAAAGcgactaaataaaaaaaactaaggaagaaaaaataagGAATAAAACAGATGGAAATAAGAAAGTCCAAAAATATAGCAACTGTCATgcaaaataaaggaaaatctcatttatctaaaaattctttatgaaataacaaaaatacacATATGTCCAAAATATATACagaaatttcaaatataattattaaataatgataaaaaagatctttttaatttcgcaAATGGAActccaaatatatataaagaaaaacttttaaagatattcgttatttattgtacaataaataaatgaaaacaattttagaaTCTCCTTACAATACTGTATTATACACATATCGTGTATTCACAATTCAAACTACAGTATAAGTGTGAttgcaaaaatttatcaaGCGCTTTTTCTATACATAAAATGAGgtaaacaatatttgtatatagCGTTAATACTTAACTCTGatttattctatataaaatattctcgcTGCAATATCGTCAACGATCCAATTGATACCATCCACTAGATTTTCACCTGTCACAGCGGAGCACTTATAGATCTGCCAGTGATGAGTCTTTATATTAGGTAACTCCAGAATTTCTGCTATGTCAGAGGCGGATAACGCACCAGGCATGTCTTGCTTGTTGGCGAACACAAGGAGACTCGCACCCTCCAGCCTCTCCTCTTGCAGGAGCTTGTACAATTCCGTTTTACAATCATCCAATCTCCTTCTGTCCGCGCTGTCTATTACCCAGACAAGCCCGTCTGTAGACTCGAAGTAATTTCGCCAGTATGAACGCAATGATTTTTGTCCACCAACGTCCCATATATTGAGCTTGTATCCACGATGCTCCAACGTCTTGATGTTAAAGCCAAGCGTGGGGGATATAGTGTCTATCGGCTCGCCATTGAGTCTTTTTAACACCGTTGTTTTGCCCGCATTGTCCAAGCCCCTGAAACATGTTAATTAATGGTCAAATTATTGACTACCGCTGGAAAGAGAAAGTCATGAACTGCAGATAGTAATATCAATTTCAAACGTCACTAAATTGCATCTGAAATTATTTAGCATTGTGTCCTCTCGTAtcgttttgtatttaatttgcaGTTAATAGAACATTTATTAACCTGTCAATGCGTAAACTAACCACAAACTGAATATGTAAAATAGATATACGAATGCGCATACGTACAACATCAAGATCcgcatctctttctctttctgcttcAACTTTTTCAGTACCGTTAGCAGACCCATTACTAATCAAATCACTaattgctccacgatcttcagatcatttgataaataaaaatttttgtcgCTCCAACTCTTTGAACCATGACAGATGTCCTCCTAACCTCTACACGCTCAGCAATGCTTTCACATGAATTACTTATGTTGCATCACTAACGAGTACTAATTTCTTAAATTCCTTTAATTTtagctttttattaattgaagTGTTCgatttatatcaataaattatctCGTAATTAAGATAAGAGGCTGAATTACCAAATTTCTAGTAAATTTCTTGATTTTAAAGGATCGCTAGGAGCGCATAGTGCGCCACGTGGGTGCGAACAGAATTCGAGGAAAATCTCACAATCAGTAACGATGAAAAAACAAGTTTGTAACAGGTTTATGATATTTGACGCGATGACACGTTCGATTATATaaagcaattttattatatatattacagcAATTGCGTATTACATAgagcaattttttaacaaataggAAGAATCTTGCAATAGTGTtcacagaaaaaaaataaagttgagAATACTTCTCTCACCGTATATACAAAAAATTCCTAACTTATCGCAAATTATCATTACGAAAATCTTTCTAACAATATGTTCGCcgctttattaataacatctgGATGACACAAGGCATTAATAAGATCCTCTAAAAACGAATCAAATTGGGGtgcattatttatgttttctGTCATTCCTTGGTTCCTTATGCTTGTATCCCTTTCCCGTCTTTCCTCGAGAAACTTCGTATATTCGTCCGACCTTGCATCTTTTAATAACTCAACATGATCGGGATACTCCTCGGCTAACTCTTTTGCAGTCCATATGTCAGCTCTCCTTCTTTTCCTGGAACTCTTTTCCTGGGTCTCCTCTAGATTTCGTTCAttattcttcttctcctccatTTCCTTGTAATCAATGACGGCGTTCTCAACCTGttggataataattaattaattaaacagacCCTCTCTGTGCTCCATCAAATTATGTTGTTAACGTAATTAAAGACAAAATTACTGTTCTCGTATAGTAGTAGCTATCTATATTGACGTCAGTTTCTTGTAGCTCAGTACGTGCTAGCTTAGATATTAGCAACTGGACGAGGGCTTCCTCGACTCGTGCTCTAGCATCGGTCTCAAGCTTCCCCCACAAATTAACACTAATATTAACGGTATCCAAAGATTCCACGTAATGCCACCAACCATTCGGCACAAATAAGACGTCCCCGGGTTCGAGGACTATCAGTTTTGGCTTGACTGGTACACTCTCCATCAAGTAGCATTGTTCTTCCTCGCTCaggcaataaatattaaatctacTATATACAGTCGACTCCTCGTAAGGAATTCTAACTGGTATCAGTGCATTATTTGGCGGGTACAGCAACCACAGCTTTCTACAAGTGCAACAAGTTCAGTTTAAAAAAAGTGTTAAAATAATAGGTaatcgatataatatattcaaggCCAAACCTGCCGTATACTTGTGCTACTAAATTATAGCCATAAGTGTCCCGGTGGCAATCGGTATGCGCACCTTTGCTTCCGATCCAGATAGTAGAGTGAAGTCCGTTTTTCCCCATACTTTCACCGATCCCGAATTTCAGCCAATTAAAAGATTCTATAAGTTCCGGCTTATCAGTGAACCACTCCTGCATATACTTGTAATCACAGTAAAGCCATTTATTGCCGAATGATTCGTATGCTTTATTGACAAATTGACCGAACGTCATTTGAATAGGTTTTATGGGCGGTTCTACGGAACATTGATCATGTTGAGTGGCACACTGGAAAATTCAAGATTAAGACAGAATAGACCAAGGAGAAAGATGAGTTGAATAAAGCTATTAATAAcatcttaataaataaaatctttttaatgaaaatcatgaataaaatCATCAAAAGCAAGTATTGTTACAACTCACAGTGCGTTTGTTGTGATCACCAATTCGAAATGGTAATTGTTTGTCtccaaatatatttacaagatCGTATATGTCCCATTGGAGCAATTTCCACTCGTATGAACCGTCAGGCCTTCGCAACATATTCTTGAATAATACAGGTACTGGTAGTGTTGGTAAAGTGTCCTTCAGTACTTCTAGCAATCCGAGCTTctccatattttataaaatattttcttctttgtcGATGATATATCCCTTCGAGTTGGATTACTCAGAAATAATTGGTTTCTCCTTCCTTTTTGTCCTTAATTAACCTATAAATGAAGAATAACCTAACCGTCTAGGTTGTGTCTGCTGAATGCAGCCAATGGTTTTTTGGATTTCCTAAAGTCcctagaaaagaaaattttctattgGACATCGAATATTCGATGCGGTGTAAAAACAGGACGCAGATGCTCTATTGAGCATATTCAATGCGCATGAGCGCGAAAAAGCATTCTACCTTGTTAGCAGCCACTTGCGAAAGACCCCATTCACGTAATTTTTAAGTTCATGAACCGATGTTTTCATACTTGAGAATGTGAGTATGAGTAGACGTAAGAATGACGTTAATCGTGAATGGTCCGAAAGGTCAAATTGCATATTAATACCAGCTTAATTGTTCGATCTCGTACGATTGTTTCGCGTTATTAAATTAAGCAAGACATTATCGTGTGACTGGACTATGTACTTTAAGCTTGATTATATCGAATAACCTCGAAGTGCGACGGGGCATGTAACAACATTGTGTATTTTGATGCAATAGTTGGCGATAGGGCGGTCATCGGTGGATGTTACTGCTGCGTGCCATCCTTGTTCTGGGCGGAACAATAGATAAGCCAAACGTTGCTGACGtgctgaaatattttctatcagAGTTACCGAAACGAACTCGTTAAATCGTCAAGATGAAGAAAAAGGTTCGTGATAAATTTCcttcgaaattaaataaacgtagaataatattttttccataaaTTCTTGCATAAGTTtctatctttaataaaaatgtttctctgCTCTCGTGTAACTTAAATCTGCATAAATCTACTACCGCAGGTATTGTTAATGGGTAAAAGTGGGTCAGGGAAGACGAGCATGCGTAGTATTATTTTTGCCAACTACATTGCCCGAGACACTCATCGTTTAGGGGCGACAAGTAAGCAAGAGGCAACATATAACTCGCAATTGTAATCTTCACAGAATTTTACTAACGCAATGGGATTTATTACAGTCGATGTAGAGCATTCCCACGTGCGTTTCCTTGGTAATTTGGTGCTAAATTTGTGGGACTGTGGTGGTCAGGAGGCATTTATGGAAAACTACTTTGCGTCGCAGCGTGATAACATATTCAGAAATGTGGAGGTGTTAATTTACGTCTTTGATGTGGAGTCGAGGGAGCTGGACAAGGATATGCATTACTATCAAAGTTGCTTGGAAGCGATACTGCAGAACAGCCCGGaggcaaaaatattttgcctGGTGCACAAAATGGATCTGGTGCAGGAGGATCAGCGCGATTACATATtccgagaaagagaagaagactTGAAAAGACTGAGCTTGCCTCTGGAGTGCACCTGTTTCAGAACTAGTATATGGGACGAAACATTGTACCGGTAAATATTccgttataatatttaatttaatttaattatttaaaattagtgCGATTATAAAACCAAagtaaatatgcaaaaattcataatgcatatttttgacatttttaCAGAGCATGGTCGTCGATAGTATACATGTTGATTCCCAACGTGAAGGAACTCGAGCAAAGCTTGAATCAATTCGCCAATATAATCGACGCTGATGAGGTTCTTTTATTCGAGAGAGCAACCTTCCTAGTGATAAGCCACTGTCAACGGCAATTTCACAGAGACGTCCATCGTTTCGAAAAAGTATCTAACATAATAAAGCAATTCAAATTGAGTTGCAGGTAAATATATGCCAAGAAAAGTCTATGTCTAGTGAgaattacgcgattacgtgactgCGTTATGTTTCAGCAAATTAGCGGCTCAGTTTCAGAGCATGGAAGTTAGGAACACCAATTTCGCGGCCTTCATCGATATCTTTACCTCGAATACGTACGTGATGGTCATCATGTCCGATCCAACTATCCGTAAGTAtccaaaataaattcatatcggtaatatttaagacttagtgatatttaaaacatttgttcGTTCTTGCAGCATCCGCGGCGACGTTGATCAACATACGCAACGCGCGGAAGCACTTTGAGAAGTTGGAGCGCGCCAGTCAAAGCTCGGCGTTGAGTAGATAGAAGTCGGCGCGACCCAGGCGCCTCGTCACCCGGGTCAAGTCTATTAATAACTGTTGAATTTATCGAAAAAATCGGGCTCTTGCATCGTATCGTTGAGATAGTAAAGCGTAATCACGGTTACACGGACACGGTCGTTCCTTCGACGAGGTCGAGTCACGGGGCATACCTTGACGTACGGCTTCTGACACGAGCGCATTTACGACAACATAAATGTATAATCGAGAGAGGCTGACAAGTTATCGATCGTATGTTAGGACCATAATAATACGAGTTTCTCGCTCATACTACGTGTGGCTAAAACGTATTCGTAAAGGCGTCCCTAATTTATCGATGTGTTATAGAGCAAGCGCGTGTACGCATTCTCCCGGCTCCATTCTGGATTATTCTTCATTCTCGATTTCCTAGCATCCGTCTCTCCAATCGTCTGTCATACGAGTCCTATTGCAATAACATCCAACGAATTTTAGTAATAAAGAGATCATTGCAGCATGCTTTCCTCTGTGTCTGTATGTATCGCAATATAACGTGCAAGACTGAATGTCCACTTGAGAGCGTCGATCCTGAGAGCGACTCGCAGTAGTAAAGATTTTCGATCGAGGTAATTACTGATGATCGCTTCCGGTACTGTGTTCAGCAATACTGTGTACTGATAAATTTTACTGTTGGGagttgaaatatatatataaaaaaagagatctcGCAAGTGGAAGTGCAGGCTATGTTGCATCGGGTATCGTACGATAATTGTAAAATCGATAAATATGTTTACACTTATAAGTATAAACGGTTAAGAAGTATCCATGGGAGATGTAATGGATTAAtacgtattttttaaatgtgcaaataaataaactagacaactatgttttttttatatattaaaaggaTATTCGTTTCTCTGGATAAACTgagaagaatttattattcaaaaaaataaCTTCTTTTACGcatactatataataatataaattacgtaaaaataacaatttaaacTTCAGTTAATATGttctaataaaatgcaaattttttctGTCAATTACTGACGAGTTTATCAAAAATCATGTTTAATTTCGGGACTATGTTGCTTTGAGATCAAAGATTGCGATAAAATCTTACATTTTTCTTAACAAATAAATCTGCTATTTTCCTGCATAAAAAAGAAGATCAAATTTGCCGCCATCGTATCGATAAATGGCGGAATTGTGTACTGTCATCGGCTCTTCGTACGGTAAAGCAAGCGTTTCGAGCAGTTTATTCCACAGTTATCGCTCGAACATTGCGATGGACAAAATACTTAGGGGGATCATGAAGTACAGGAAATGTCATCGAAAAGGAATGGTCAAGCAATTTCAACAAGTCAGAGATCATCCCGAGGTACGTCCGCATGATATCGGGAGAAAAAATCTCGCATGGTTTTTTTACTGCTACACGTGTAAATCAAACGTGACTGTTGTTGATACGACTTTCCAACGAGTACAGTCCAGCGAAAAGAAACTTTCGGATTAATTTACGCGGACACGATCCGCGCGGACTCGCTCGTTTAACAACTCACTCTATTCGCGTGTGTATTCGTTTTAAACGTGGCGTTCCGTGAAATATGGCCTTGAACCTATCGATTGACCAATAACTGATTAGAATACTTGTAATGTTTTGCTTATCGTTTTCATACGTAGTTCACATGGTAGAGTATTTTTACCGACAGCTTAAAAGTACAGAAAAATGCGTTACAATCAGCTGTGCTGATAGTCTTCCATTTTTACCGATAGTCGGCTGCGCTCAAAGTGAATGACTCGTTTATTCTCTTCTTGCATCACAACACTGCGTTGCTTCGCTATTCATAATAAACCCAAAGTCCACCTCTCTCTATTTCGTGATATATTAAATTCGAATTGTTCAAAAAAGgttcgaataaattaatttaacaaattcgATTTTGAACTCTAAACCGCTCAAATCGTTCGATGTATTTTAAGCATtaatcgatataatttttaaatacaatgtTCCATTTATATgtcatattttctaatatttttctattgtggaaaaaaattagttttccTTTATTCAAGGAAAAGTAgataaaaaagtttaaaaaaggaattttttaagtttaaaGAAGCTCTTTTTAATATCGgtgattttaaatatttcaatgcaCTTGCTGGTGTTGTATTGTTTTACATGTTATTAAAACTTGGCGAATGCTAAATAGCAACATATATCTATTTGAGAAACTTTTGCAGAAACGATTATTGTgtctattttaataaaatacaattatataatatagcaTATTGTAATGGCTGCAATCTGATGTCTGTTGTTACTCGTCACAGCCAAAGGCAGTGTTCTTTACCTGCATGGATTCCCGGATGATCCCAACTAGATTTACGGAAACGAATGTTGGGGACATGTTTGTCGGTACGACAATCCATCATGTCATTATCGCGTTTATACGTTAATCTTACTAATAAATCCTTGATCCTCTTCAATTTACAAGcggaatatatttctttctttttaatattatattggatAAAGCTGTAAAATTTTGCAATACTTACAGTCTTCCGATTCAAGCAATGTAGAAAGATTACTtgcataatatttctttatcttgttttttaaatcGTAAAACTTTCTATATACATcctatatacattattttattttttaacactatttattgctttttatcatttcgtttttctataaaaattaaagtacGCGTACAAATGCAAATTCTAAGAACGCTGCTCTTTACAAGATGATATTCGTGAAAATTTTTCGTTGTTTTGGAGTATTTACCAATATACATTCAAGAAAATCGATCGAAAATCGATCAAGCAATTGAACAAGCGATTTATCGTTTTAGTCCGAAATCCCGGCAATGTTGTTCCACACTCGCAACATTTTCTGGACGAATTTACGATGTGCGAATCGGCAGCATTGGAACTCGGCTGCGTGGTGAACGATATAAGACACGTTATAGTTTGCGGTCACAGCGATTGCAAAGCGATGAATCTACTCTATGCTTTACGGGATGAAGAATTCGCATCTCAAGTACGTTCTCTCGCGGCTATAATTCCCGCAAAAAAAGTAGCTTTAAGCGACGAGATCTTTCTTTCCATCTTTAGCTTTATTATGGCTTTAGCGACTTTCTTTCTGTGGGTCTCCTTATAAGTGCCAAAACACCTGTTTACGGTTTAGGAGGATGATCCTATTTATATTGCGGCTGatatatatcaattaatgtaatataaaaatttaattatcatatatttgataatttaaattttatatttatataaataattatatatcattaatactaatttaacattaaaataaattcttcaaatttactgtttttctttaaaaaacctcaattttaatttttccaaatttaataataattctagtAACACCCTAAACaactttttaaatacataaagaATTACAAAGCAAATATACCATGTACTATCATATAGGCA contains:
- the LOC105283289 gene encoding beta carbonic anhydrase 1 isoform X1, with amino-acid sequence MAELCTVIGSSYGKASVSSSLFHSYRSNIAMDKILRGIMKYRKCHRKGMVKQFQQVRDHPEPKAVFFTCMDSRMIPTRFTETNVGDMFVVRNPGNVVPHSQHFLDEFTMCESAALELGCVVNDIRHVIVCGHSDCKAMNLLYALRDEEFASQTNRRMSPLRAWLCAHASSSLAKFQHLEVTGFHEPIVFQAETPMRKFVAYIDPEDKFAIEDKLSQINTLQQLQNIASYGFLKKRLERHDLHIHALWFDIYTGDIYYFSRANKRFVEINETTEPLLLKEIKKYYS
- the LOC105283290 gene encoding ras-related GTP-binding protein A, with protein sequence MKKKVLLMGKSGSGKTSMRSIIFANYIARDTHRLGATIDVEHSHVRFLGNLVLNLWDCGGQEAFMENYFASQRDNIFRNVEVLIYVFDVESRELDKDMHYYQSCLEAILQNSPEAKIFCLVHKMDLVQEDQRDYIFREREEDLKRLSLPLECTCFRTSIWDETLYRAWSSIVYMLIPNVKELEQSLNQFANIIDADEVLLFERATFLVISHCQRQFHRDVHRFEKVSNIIKQFKLSCSKLAAQFQSMEVRNTNFAAFIDIFTSNTYVMVIMSDPTIPSAATLINIRNARKHFEKLERASQSSALSR
- the LOC105283292 gene encoding ADP-ribosylation factor-like protein 2, yielding MGLLTVLKKLKQKEKEMRILMLGLDNAGKTTVLKRLNGEPIDTISPTLGFNIKTLEHRGYKLNIWDVGGQKSLRSYWRNYFESTDGLVWVIDSADRRRLDDCKTELYKLLQEERLEGASLLVFANKQDMPGALSASDIAEILELPNIKTHHWQIYKCSAVTGENLVDGINWIVDDIAARIFYIE
- the LOC105283303 gene encoding leucine-rich repeat-containing protein 74B; translated protein: VQVQEKKEEGASEETLITPEDKIEAIDEVSTESSIHPCLREIEISDSQLKLVNPYTVYPVPDDPGLLPAFWVLHERPPIYSPDGVQAFHDAVKRWGLRSISSFKNMLVTDEVNLRYYGIESRTMRAICEALTNNTFVQKVDLKDNKLSTDACRYLNDLLLKNNQIVSLSLSGCRIGAAGAEKLRDAISANKCLKMLDLSKCDLGNEGFEHIAIALIDNEDVEDVNLSHNQLDEPCSENLRDLLARSYTLKHLDLSWNSLYSAKTWKTLIHGFDKNNTLLSLNLSWNSLGTECLPNLCRLLSRSQSIEKLDFSSNRFIETDATAIAKALSKNRILQELYMGNNPIKAQGALVLVRAITPQLSPNRVLRILDLENVWANKDILQELETLETLKPWVTIKLGGILSNYQLLGPNVKRILFERANYEAMAPKQKRRQRNFGHFVMSLKDKMISQGMYI
- the LOC105283291 gene encoding HSPB1-associated protein 1, whose product is MEKLGLLEVLKDTLPTLPVPVLFKNMLRRPDGSYEWKLLQWDIYDLVNIFGDKQLPFRIGDHNKRTCATQHDQCSVEPPIKPIQMTFGQFVNKAYESFGNKWLYCDYKYMQEWFTDKPELIESFNWLKFGIGESMGKNGLHSTIWIGSKGAHTDCHRDTYGYNLVAQVYGRKLWLLYPPNNALIPVRIPYEESTVYSRFNIYCLSEEEQCYLMESVPVKPKLIVLEPGDVLFVPNGWWHYVESLDTVNISVNLWGKLETDARARVEEALVQLLISKLARTELQETDVNIDSYYYTRTVENAVIDYKEMEEKKNNERNLEETQEKSSRKRRRADIWTAKELAEEYPDHVELLKDARSDEYTKFLEERRERDTSIRNQGMTENINNAPQFDSFLEDLINALCHPDVINKAANILLERFS
- the LOC105283293 gene encoding uncharacterized protein LOC105283293, translated to MYLQTLKDVEDIGEDMEYEGMDTWAEYDEDTTEYEDEEEEEEKEEKTEIESEVIEADTLLDYMREFEARRTRELVSKTEEERQQLRHLIGVT